In the Oryzias latipes chromosome 23, ASM223467v1 genome, one interval contains:
- the gpr85 gene encoding probable G-protein coupled receptor 85: MIPPPSMANYSHAGDHTILQNVSPLATFLKLTSLGFIIGVGVVGNLLISILLVKDKSLHRAPYYFLLDLCASDILRSAICFPFVFTSVKNGSAWTYGTLTCKVIAFLGVLSCFHTAFMLFCVSVTRYLAIAHHRFYTKRLTFWTCLAVICMVWTLSVAMAFPPVLDVGTYSFIREEDQCTFQHRSFRANDSLGFMLLLALILLATQLVYLKLIFFVHDRRKMKPVQFVPAVSQNWTFHGPGASGQAAANWLAGFGRGPTPPTLLGIRQNSNAAGRRRLLVLDEFKTEKRISRMFYIMTFFFLALWGPYLVACYWRVFARGPVVPGGYLTAAVWMSFAQAGVNPFICIFSNRELRRCFSTTLLYCRKSRLPREPYCVI, encoded by the coding sequence ATGATCCCTCCTCCATCTATGGCGAACTATAGCCATGCAGGGGACCACACCATCTTGCAGAATGTCTCTCCTCTCGCCACGTTCCTCAAACTGACCTCTCTGGGTTTCATCATCGGCGTCGGCGTGGTAGGAAACCTACTGATCTCCATCCTGCTGGTCAAAGACAAGAGCTTGCACCGAGCGCCCTACTATTTCCTGCTGGACCTGTGCGCCTCCGACATCCTGCGCTCGGCTATCTGCTTCCCGTTCGTCTTTACCTCGGTGAAAAATGGATCGGCGTGGACGTACGGCACGCTGACCTGCAAGGTGATCGCTTTTCTGGGCGTGCTCTCCTGTTTCCACACCGCCTTCATGCTGTTCTGCGTCAGCGTCACCCGCTACCTGGCCATCGCGCATCACCGCTTCTACACCAAAAGGCTCACCTTCTGGACGTGCTTGGCTGTCATCTGCATGGTGTGGACGCTGTCGGTGGCGATGGCGTTCCCGCCGGTCCTGGACGTGGGGACGTACTCCTTCATCCGGGAGGAGGACCAGTGCACGTTTCAGCACCGCTCCTTCCGGGCCAACGATTCTTTGGGCTTCATGCTCTTGCTGGCGCTCATCCTCCTAGCCACACAGCTGGTTTACCTCAAACTCATCTTCTTCGTCCACGACCGGCGAAAGATGAAGCCCGTCCAGTTTGTGCCCGCCGTCAGCCAGAACTGGACCTTCCACGGTCCGGGCGCTAGTGGGCAGGCAGCGGCCAACTGGCTGGCTGGATTCGGTCGGGGCCCTACCCCGCCAACCTTGCTGGGCATTCGGCAGAACAGCAACGCAGCGGGCCGCCGCCGTCTACTCGTACTGGATGAGTTCAAAACAGAGAAGAGGATTAGTAGGATGTTCTACatcatgaccttttttttcttggcgCTTTGGGGGCCCTACTTGGTGGCCTGCTACTGGCGGGTGTTTGCCAGGGGGCCCGTGGTCCCCGGGGGTTACCTAACAGCAGCCGTGTGGATGAGCTTTGCCCAGGCGGGGGTCAACCCTTTCATCTGCATCTTCTCCAATAGGGAGCTCCGGCGCTGTTTCAGCACCACGCTCCTTTACTGCAGAAAATCCAGGTTACCACGGGAACCCTACTGCGTTATATGA